In one Chitinophaga sancti genomic region, the following are encoded:
- a CDS encoding mechanosensitive ion channel family protein — MEGLNQVFWGNTLYSYVIALGVIIIGLIVLRIVKSIVLHRLRKWAESTVNTVDDFIISVIDRAVMPALYISVIYGGIHYLSLPEKLASALRGVIVLINTFFVLRVLTMLIEYSLISYLKKKHYADPKRSEVKGVLMIINLVLWCIAIVFLLDNFGYNVTTIITSLGIGGVAIALASQNILSDLFCYFVIFFDRPFEIGDAILVGDKSGTVMEIGVKTTRIRSTNGEEMIFSNKALTDSRIHNFKRMEKRRIAFMLDVVYETPAAVLEAIPDLLKTIITAQEGLAFDRAHFASYGPYSLKFEVVYNVLTSDYNKYMDIQQAINLAIFKEFAQRNIQFAYPTQTVFNANV; from the coding sequence ATGGAAGGTTTAAATCAGGTCTTTTGGGGGAATACGTTGTATTCCTATGTCATCGCGCTGGGAGTTATTATCATTGGATTGATTGTCCTGCGCATTGTCAAAAGTATCGTACTACACAGGTTAAGAAAGTGGGCAGAAAGCACTGTCAACACAGTAGATGATTTTATCATCAGCGTAATAGACCGAGCAGTGATGCCGGCATTGTATATCTCGGTAATTTATGGAGGTATTCATTACCTCAGCTTGCCTGAGAAGTTGGCCAGTGCCCTGCGTGGTGTGATAGTACTGATCAATACTTTTTTTGTATTGCGGGTATTGACGATGCTGATCGAGTATTCACTGATTTCTTACCTGAAGAAAAAGCATTATGCAGACCCTAAGAGGAGCGAAGTGAAAGGAGTGTTGATGATCATCAACCTGGTACTGTGGTGTATTGCGATTGTTTTTCTCCTGGATAATTTCGGTTACAATGTGACGACGATTATCACGAGTTTGGGTATTGGTGGTGTGGCCATCGCGTTGGCTTCACAGAATATTTTGAGTGATCTGTTTTGTTATTTCGTGATCTTTTTTGACCGGCCTTTTGAAATCGGAGATGCGATTTTGGTAGGGGATAAGAGTGGTACGGTGATGGAGATTGGGGTAAAGACAACCCGCATCCGTAGTACGAATGGTGAGGAAATGATCTTTTCCAATAAGGCGCTGACGGATTCCCGTATTCATAATTTCAAGCGGATGGAGAAGCGCAGGATAGCGTTCATGTTGGATGTGGTATATGAAACGCCGGCAGCAGTATTAGAAGCGATTCCTGATTTGTTAAAAACCATTATCACAGCGCAGGAAGGACTTGCGTTTGACAGGGCGCATTTTGCCAGCTATGGACCTTATAGTCTGAAGTTTGAGGTGGTGTATAATGTGCTGACGAGTGATTATAATAAGTATATGGATATACAGCAGGCGATTAACCTGGCGATCTTTAAGGAGTTTGCGCAGCGGAATATCCAGTTTGCTTATCCTACGCAGACGGTTTTCAATGCGAATGTTTAA